From a region of the Candidatus Pantoea bituminis genome:
- the sanA gene encoding outer membrane permeability protein SanA, with protein MLKRVFIGLLFIILFMVGTAIGLDRWISWKTAPYIYENVSALPHRQVGVVLGTAKYYRTGVINQYYLYRMQGALNAYNSGKVNYLLLSGDNALQSYNEPMTMRRDLIKAGVDPADIVLDYAGFRTLDSIVRTRKVFDTNDFIIITQRFHCERALFIALHLGIQAQCYAVPSPKNMLSVRAREVAARLGALSDLFIMKREPRFLGPLVPIPAVREIPEDAQSYPAVTPEQLLEQEQKQKPAK; from the coding sequence ATGTTGAAACGCGTTTTCATTGGTCTGCTTTTCATCATCTTATTCATGGTGGGGACTGCTATTGGCCTCGATCGCTGGATTAGCTGGAAAACTGCTCCCTACATTTATGAGAATGTTTCGGCATTGCCGCATCGTCAGGTTGGTGTGGTATTAGGCACAGCCAAATATTATCGAACCGGCGTCATTAATCAGTATTACCTTTATCGCATGCAGGGTGCGCTCAATGCGTATAACAGCGGCAAAGTGAATTATCTGCTGCTGAGCGGGGATAACGCTTTACAGAGCTACAACGAGCCAATGACAATGCGCCGTGACTTAATCAAAGCGGGCGTCGATCCCGCTGACATCGTGCTGGATTATGCCGGTTTTCGTACTCTGGATTCGATTGTCCGTACTCGTAAAGTGTTTGATACCAATGACTTTATTATTATTACTCAACGCTTTCACTGTGAACGCGCACTGTTTATTGCGCTGCACTTAGGGATTCAGGCGCAATGTTATGCCGTGCCCTCGCCTAAAAATATGCTGAGCGTTCGCGCACGTGAGGTTGCGGCGCGGTTAGGCGCGTTAAGCGATCTGTTTATCATGAAGCGTGAACCGCGTTTCTTAGGCCCACTGGTGCCGATTCCGGCGGTGCGTGAAATACCTGAAGATGCGCAAAGCTATCCTGCCGTGACGCCGGAACAGCTGCTGGAACAAGAGCAAAAGCAGAAGCCAGCCAAATAA
- a CDS encoding NAD-dependent malic enzyme, with amino-acid sequence MELDYESKRPLYIPYAGPILLEFPLLNKGSAFSLEERNEFNLRGLLPEAVESIEEQAQRAWRQFQDFKNNNDKHVYLRNIQDTNETLFYRLLDNHLEEMMPIIYTPTVGAACEHFSEIYRRARGVFISYPNRDHIEDMLQNATKQNVKVIVVTDGERILGLGDQGIGGMGIPIGKLSLYTACGGISPAYTLPVVLDVGTNNQQLLNDPLYMGWRHPRITGEEYDAFVNDFIQAVKRRWPKVLLQFEDFAQKNAMPLLERYRDEVCCFNDDIQGTAAVTVGTLIAASRAAGSRLCEQKVVFLGAGSAGCGIAEQIIAQMKSEGLSDDEARGRVMMVDRFGLLTDKLPNLLNFQSKLVQKSENLKGWDVTNDAISLLDVVRNAQPDILIGVSGQPGLFTEEIIREMHKHCARPIVMPLSNPTSRVEATPADIIAWTDGAALVATGSPFSPVSWNGKTYPIAQCNNSYIFPGIGLGVIASGASRVTDTMLMTASRALADCSPLVNDGEGPVLPEIKDIQGVSKIIAMEVGKAAQLAGVAVVTSEDVLSLAISNNFWLPQYRHYRRTSI; translated from the coding sequence ATGGAACTCGACTACGAAAGTAAACGTCCGCTTTACATCCCTTACGCAGGCCCGATTTTACTGGAATTTCCCCTTCTGAATAAAGGCAGCGCCTTCTCTCTCGAAGAACGTAATGAATTTAACCTCAGAGGTTTGCTGCCTGAAGCGGTAGAAAGTATTGAAGAGCAAGCGCAGCGCGCCTGGCGTCAGTTCCAGGACTTCAAAAATAATAACGATAAGCACGTCTATCTGCGCAATATCCAGGACACCAACGAAACGCTGTTCTACCGCCTGCTGGATAATCATCTTGAAGAGATGATGCCGATCATCTATACCCCAACCGTCGGCGCCGCGTGCGAACACTTCTCAGAGATTTATCGTCGCGCGCGTGGCGTGTTCATCTCTTACCCGAACCGCGATCACATCGAAGACATGCTGCAAAACGCCACTAAACAGAACGTGAAAGTGATCGTGGTCACTGATGGCGAGCGCATTCTTGGCTTGGGCGATCAGGGTATCGGCGGCATGGGTATTCCAATTGGTAAGCTTTCGCTCTACACCGCTTGTGGCGGTATCTCTCCCGCTTACACCTTGCCGGTGGTGCTGGATGTCGGCACCAATAACCAGCAGTTGCTGAACGATCCGCTCTATATGGGCTGGCGTCATCCGCGCATTACCGGTGAAGAGTACGATGCGTTTGTGAATGACTTTATTCAGGCCGTTAAGCGCCGCTGGCCGAAAGTGCTGTTGCAGTTTGAAGATTTTGCGCAGAAGAACGCTATGCCGCTGCTGGAGCGTTATCGCGATGAAGTCTGCTGCTTCAACGATGACATTCAGGGCACCGCCGCCGTTACCGTCGGGACATTAATTGCCGCCAGCCGTGCTGCAGGCAGCCGTTTGTGCGAGCAAAAAGTGGTATTCCTGGGCGCAGGTTCAGCCGGTTGTGGTATCGCCGAGCAGATTATCGCTCAGATGAAATCAGAAGGATTAAGCGACGACGAAGCACGCGGCCGCGTCATGATGGTTGATCGCTTTGGTTTGTTAACGGATAAACTGCCTAACCTGCTCAACTTCCAGAGCAAGCTGGTGCAAAAGAGTGAAAACCTCAAAGGGTGGGACGTTACCAACGATGCTATTTCGCTGCTGGATGTGGTGCGCAATGCGCAGCCAGACATTCTGATTGGTGTTTCGGGTCAACCTGGCCTGTTTACCGAAGAAATTATTCGCGAGATGCACAAACATTGCGCGCGTCCTATCGTCATGCCGCTCTCCAACCCAACGTCACGCGTTGAAGCGACGCCTGCGGATATTATCGCCTGGACTGACGGGGCCGCGCTGGTCGCCACCGGTAGCCCGTTTTCACCGGTAAGCTGGAACGGCAAAACCTATCCGATTGCACAGTGTAATAACTCCTATATCTTCCCAGGTATCGGTTTAGGTGTGATTGCGTCAGGTGCCAGCCGCGTTACCGACACCATGTTGATGACCGCCAGCCGCGCCCTTGCAGATTGCTCACCGCTGGTGAATGACGGCGAAGGGCCGGTGCTGCCAGAAATCAAAGATATTCAGGGTGTGTCGAAAATCATCGCGATGGAAGTAGGCAAGGCCGCACAGCTCGCGGGCGTTGCTGTCGTCACGTCAGAAGATGTGCTGTCACTGGCTATTTCGAATAACTTTTGGCTGCCGCAGTATCGTCATTATCGTCGTACCTCAATTTAA